Proteins co-encoded in one Dyella humicola genomic window:
- a CDS encoding toprim domain-containing protein, with protein MIHGDIQQGVLTAMHRAGVDVAEPERLRLDGVLCRFSTSDRDRSRRKRNGWAVVFTDGSRPVVAFGDWAKDLKETMVLGGDGALTPGERECLRIAIEQAKVSRASELRAKQAAASRLANEQWTQATPASEHHPYLMRKGIDASGLRDRSGFLLVPLRDGTGKVHNVQRIRADGEKRFLRDGRVSGLYATIGSAGDHLLICEGWATGKTLYAATGLPVAVAFSAGNLIAVAQVLRSKYPSIRITVCADNDAKPDGSNPGVKAATAAAAAVSGFLAVPPIPGDFNDLYAAHSGNPEIIEALPSDPVTN; from the coding sequence TTGATCCACGGCGATATTCAACAAGGCGTTCTGACGGCAATGCACCGCGCGGGCGTCGACGTAGCCGAGCCTGAGCGCCTTCGGCTGGACGGTGTTCTTTGCCGTTTCAGCACTAGCGATCGCGACCGCTCCCGGCGCAAACGGAACGGGTGGGCCGTTGTATTTACGGACGGCTCCCGCCCAGTGGTGGCCTTCGGTGACTGGGCGAAAGACCTAAAGGAAACCATGGTGCTTGGTGGCGATGGCGCACTAACACCTGGCGAGCGTGAGTGCCTGCGAATCGCGATTGAGCAAGCGAAAGTCTCGCGCGCGTCCGAGCTGCGAGCCAAGCAGGCGGCAGCCTCACGCTTGGCGAATGAGCAATGGACGCAGGCAACCCCTGCGTCTGAGCATCACCCATACCTCATGCGCAAAGGGATTGACGCGTCAGGGTTGCGGGATCGCTCGGGCTTTCTGCTTGTTCCATTGCGCGACGGGACCGGAAAAGTTCACAACGTGCAGCGCATCAGAGCTGATGGGGAAAAGCGTTTCCTACGTGACGGCCGAGTGTCTGGCCTGTACGCCACCATCGGCAGCGCTGGCGACCATTTGCTGATTTGCGAGGGCTGGGCAACCGGCAAAACGTTATACGCGGCAACAGGGCTTCCCGTAGCTGTGGCTTTTTCTGCGGGCAATCTAATTGCCGTCGCTCAAGTGCTGCGCAGCAAATATCCGTCCATTCGCATCACGGTGTGCGCCGACAATGATGCGAAACCAGATGGCAGCAACCCCGGTGTTAAGGCGGCAACCGCCGCTGCTGCTGCAGTGAGCGGCTTCCTAGCAGTTCCTCCCATCCCCGGCGACTTCAATGACCTTTACGCCGCGCATAGCGGCAATCCAGAAATCATCGAGGCATTACCCAGTGATCCAGTCACAAACTAG